The proteins below come from a single Mytilus edulis chromosome 5, xbMytEdul2.2, whole genome shotgun sequence genomic window:
- the LOC139524045 gene encoding neural cell adhesion molecule 2-like isoform X2 encodes MKANLILVVFIQSVYLCLTDAQNIIIEGDNPLVANGGENKVIACKVVSGIANGENPDLKWYDNRGNLVPSSGRIFVISQSATDLMLLLNDVQEDDAGSYNCTGFINGQLQSAHVVVKTKMPLVITEEQAPRTQLFPEGGSARIKCAPQGEVTVSWMDRNNARIEASHERYVISPGYLEIPNINRTDDGIYKCTVIGVGNFMVVPITVTVTVPPEIVKPPTAQSVSVGEAARFECVATAKPAPKYYWYFNSITLELTGERYNLSRDNGVLIIKKVIKDDAGTYKCVARSTDKSDEKDAALTVLVPPQINKLDNATGDEGTSATIKCTAYGEPIPKITWMKEGTSVEITDGSQIDNSDIVASQVTRDDRMEVEGSLQISNLKSSDAGFYICKATNEAKSIEKSAYLSVQYKPNFSKVMKDVMYSWGGQSTNIKCIATGVPSADITWMNKEGQTINAGDQYYSLKSVTIGEDTESTLTVSVDFSNEGIVFGTYTCKAGNAIGESTKNFTLQRADPPPSPSAQLKEVTPISITFDVNIPKTFNGPPVQEIEVQYSNAQPRKVRVGTMDSKIEIVLDGLTPGTAYNVKVYARNEVGLSPEYSLPTQTLQARKPYPIVVRSSPYGEYPLKFDLQWNTPNNGGYPISSVYVKYAQVEVFPNKSASNEFQKKQLLSGWIGPIKVDGAATAYQINSLRPSTHYEVEVTAVNNKGTSDAKSFIFVTGKDQPTTEAPVEEKTPKPSKKSQDTNSSAEQVPLGIIIAVIIIVVIILFIVIDVTCYYKRKCGVFMCIKERVGRTGSMETRSKEKIIEEGDADGKTVKSQEQNKNGVKLQDLNKEEKSQSKSTPDEIQEKKKEEPVSVTKEAEKNNGVKKNGIATSNLSSEPKIESSEKPLGDKLEKERSDVKTQSAVSKTEAPKDQTQNNKIKSDQTEKDVKSSDIPSQSKTTNQKPENSKQEISKGPVVSTVINDGPKPVEPKKQKPVELTKLKPVEPTQQKSVETTKQKPVEPKQHNTVEPKQQKQIEPKQQKPVEQKQQKPVEPKHQKPIEPKQTNTDEPKETVEKKKTVKKQLDFKDDEEKKVPLLADNKDTEGSDADQEIGETAPASDEKEPEDKEEKPITPVKEVEEAEEAKPEDQDKPASPKEETKDVTDGGKE; translated from the exons ATGCtcaaaatattattatagaagGTGATAACCCATTGGTAGCAAATGGAGGTGAAAATAAAGTGATAGCATGTAAGGTTGTCTCCGGCATCGCTAACGGAGAAAATCCTGACCTGAAATGGTACGACAACAGAGGGAACTTAGTCCCGTCTAGTGGCAG AATTTTTGTTATTAGTCAATCTGCAACGGATTTAATGTTACTGTTGAATGATGTCCAGGAAGATGACGCTGGTAGCTATAACTGTACAGGATTTATAAATGGCCAACTGCAGTCTGCTCATGTTGTTGTGAAAACCAAAA TGCCTTTGGTTATAACAGAGGAACAAGCTCCAAGAACTCAGCTGTTTCCTGAAGGAGGGTCTGCTCGCATTAAATGTGCACCACAAGGAGAAGTTACTGTTAGCTGGATGGATCGCAATAATGCTAGAATAGAAGCATCCC atgaaAGATATGTGATAAGCCCTGGTTATCTGGAGATTCCAAATATCAACAGAACAGATGATGgaatatataaatgtacagtGATTGGAGTTGGCAACTTCATGGTGGTGCCAATAACTGTTACAGTAACAG ttCCACCAGAGATAGTTAAGCCACCAACAGCTCAGAGTGTTTCTGTGGGTGAGGCTGCAAGATTCGAGTGTGTCGCAACTGCCAAACCAGCACCTAAATATTATTGGTATTTT AATAGCATAACACTTGAATTAACTGGAGAACGCTACAATTTATCAAGAGATAATGGAGTATTGATTATAAAAAAGGTCATTAAGGATGACGCTGGGACTTATAAGTGTGTTGCTCGCAGTACAGACAAGTCTGACGAGAAGGATGCAGCCCTGACAGTTTTAG TTCCACCACAAATCAACAAGTTGGATAATGCAACTGGGGATGAAGGCACTTCTGCAACAATTAAATGTACAGCATATGGAGAACCAATTCCAAAGATCACTTGGATGAAAGAGGGCACCTCAGTAGAAATTACAGATGGTTCACAAATT GACAACTCTGACATTGTTGCATCTCAAGTGACTAGAGACGATCGTATGGAAGTTGAAGGAAGTTTACAGATTAGCAACTTGAAGTCCAGTGATGCTGGGTTTTATATTTGCAAAGCAACAAATGAAGCCAAATCAATAGAGAAGTCTGCCTATTTAAGCGTACAAT ACAAACCTAACTTCTCAAAAGTAATGAAAGATGTAATGTACAGTTGGGGTGGACAAAGCACAAATATTAAGTGTATTGCTACTGGTGTCCCTAGTGCAGACATAACATGGATGAATAAGGAGGGGCAAACAATTAATGCAGGGGATCAGTACTACTCTCTTAAATCTGTTACAATTGGAGAAGATACAGAAAGCACTTTAACA GTCAGTGTAGATTTCTCAAATGAAGGAATTGTGTTTGGAACTTACACTTGCAAAGCTGGAAATGCCATTGGAGAAAGTACAAAAAATTTCACTTTACAGAGAGCAG atcCTCCACCAAGTCCTAGTGCACAGTTGAAGGAAGTAACTCCAATATCTATCACTTTTGATGTAAACATTCCAAAAACCTTTAATGGGCCACCTGTGCAGGAGATAGAAGTTCAGTACTCTAATGCCCAACCTAGGAAAGTGAGAGTTG GTACTATGGATTCAAAGATCGAAATTGTATTGGATGGTCTTACACCTGGTACTGCTTACAATGTAAAAGTGTATGCTAGGAATGAAGTCGGACTGAGTCCAGAATACAGTTTGCCTACGCAAACTCTCCAAGCAA GAAAGCCTTATCCGATCGTTGTGCGTTCTAGCCCATATGGTGAATACCCCCTCAAATTCGATTTACAGTGGAATACGCCGAATAATGGGGGATATCCCATCTCAAGTGTCTATGTCAAATATGCTCAG GTGGAAGTATTTCCAAACAAGTCTGCCAGCAATGAATTCCAGAAAAAGCAGCTGTTGTCAGGATGGATAGGACCCATTAAAGTCGATGGAGCAGCAACAGCATATCAAATAAATAGTTTGAGACCATCAACCCATTATGAAGTTGAAGTGACAGCGGTTAACAACAAAGGGACTTCAGATGCAAAgtcatttatttttgttactgGAAAAG ACCAACCGACTACAGAAGCACCAGTAGAAGAAAAAACTCCAAAACCAAGCAAAAAATCCCAAGACACTAACTCTTCTG CTGAGCAAGTCCCACTTGGAATCATTATTGCAGTCATCATTATCGtagttatcattttgtttattgtgaTTGATGTCACATGTTACTACAAGAGGAAGTGTGGGGTTTTCATGTGTATCAAAGAAAGGGTTGGCAGGACTGGTTCCATGGAAACCAGGAGTAAAGAGAAGATAATTGAGGAAGGAGATGCTGATGG GAAAACTGTAAAATCACAAGAACAGAACAAAAATGGAGTTAAATTACAAGACCTAAATAAGGAAGAAAAGTCCCAGTCCAAAAGCACTCCTGATGAAATTCAGGAAAAAAAAAAGGAGGAACCAGTCAGTGTAACTAAGGAAGCTGAAAAGAATAATGGAGTGAAGAAAAATGGCATTGCAACATCTAATTTGTCTTCTGAACCAAAAATTGAGTCATCTGAGAAACCTCTGGGTGACAAATTAGAGAAAGAAAGATCAGATGTGAAAACACAATCAGCTGTTTCTAAGACAGAAGCACCAAAAGATCAgacacaaaataacaaaataaaatctgATCAAACTGAAAAGGATGTAAAAAGTTCAGATATTCCATCTCAGTCAAAAACAACTAATCAGAAGCCAGAAAACAGCAAACAGGAAATAAGCAAGGGACCAGTCGTTTCTACAGTAATAAATGATGGGCCAAAACCAGTTGAACCAAAAAAACAGAAACCAGTTGAACTAACAAAGCTGAAACCAGTTGAACCAACACAACAGAAATCAGTTGAAACAACAAAACAGAAACCAGTTGAACCAAAGCAACATAATACAGTTGAaccaaaacaacagaaacaaattGAACCAAAGCAGCAGAAACCAGTTGAACAAAAGCAGCAGAAACCAGTTGAACCAAAACATCAGAAACCAATTGAACCAAAGCAAACTAATACAGATGAACCAAAGGAAACTGTTGAAAAGAAAAAGACAGTCAAAAAGCAGTTAGACTTCAAGGATGATGA
- the LOC139524045 gene encoding neural cell adhesion molecule 2-like isoform X3: protein MKANLILVVFIQSVYLCLTDAQNIIIEGDNPLVANGGENKVIACKVVSGIANGENPDLKWYDNRGNLVPSSGRIFVISQSATDLMLLLNDVQEDDAGSYNCTGFINGQLQSAHVVVKTKMPLVITEEQAPRTQLFPEGGSARIKCAPQGEVTVSWMDRNNARIEASHERYVISPGYLEIPNINRTDDGIYKCTVIGVGNFMVVPITVTVTVPPEIVKPPTAQSVSVGEAARFECVATAKPAPKYYWYFNSITLELTGERYNLSRDNGVLIIKKVIKDDAGTYKCVARSTDKSDEKDAALTVLVPPQINKLDNATGDEGTSATIKCTAYGEPIPKITWMKEGTSVEITDGSQIDNSDIVASQVTRDDRMEVEGSLQISNLKSSDAGFYICKATNEAKSIEKSAYLSVQYKPNFSKVMKDVMYSWGGQSTNIKCIATGVPSADITWMNKEGQTINAGDQYYSLKSVTIGEDTESTLTVSVDFSNEGIVFGTYTCKAGNAIGESTKNFTLQRADPPPSPSAQLKEVTPISITFDVNIPKTFNGPPVQEIEVQYSNAQPRKVRVGTMDSKIEIVLDGLTPGTAYNVKVYARNEVGLSPEYSLPTQTLQARKPYPIVVRSSPYGEYPLKFDLQWNTPNNGGYPISSVYVKYAQVEVFPNKSASNEFQKKQLLSGWIGPIKVDGAATAYQINSLRPSTHYEVEVTAVNNKGTSDAKSFIFVTGKEGKRLQRPAEQVPLGIIIAVIIIVVIILFIVIDVTCYYKRKCGVFMCIKERVGRTGSMETRSKEKIIEEGDADGKTVKSQEQNKNGVKLQDLNKEEKSQSKSTPDEIQEKKKEEPVSVTKEAEKNNGVKKNGIATSNLSSEPKIESSEKPLGDKLEKERSDVKTQSAVSKTEAPKDQTQNNKIKSDQTEKDVKSSDIPSQSKTTNQKPENSKQEISKGPVVSTVINDGPKPVEPKKQKPVELTKLKPVEPTQQKSVETTKQKPVEPKQHNTVEPKQQKQIEPKQQKPVEQKQQKPVEPKHQKPIEPKQTNTDEPKETVEKKKTVKKQLDFKDDEEKKVPLLADNKDTEGSDADQEIGETAPASDEKEPEDKEEKPITPVKEVEEAEEAKPEDQDKPASPKEETKDVTDGGKE from the exons ATGCtcaaaatattattatagaagGTGATAACCCATTGGTAGCAAATGGAGGTGAAAATAAAGTGATAGCATGTAAGGTTGTCTCCGGCATCGCTAACGGAGAAAATCCTGACCTGAAATGGTACGACAACAGAGGGAACTTAGTCCCGTCTAGTGGCAG AATTTTTGTTATTAGTCAATCTGCAACGGATTTAATGTTACTGTTGAATGATGTCCAGGAAGATGACGCTGGTAGCTATAACTGTACAGGATTTATAAATGGCCAACTGCAGTCTGCTCATGTTGTTGTGAAAACCAAAA TGCCTTTGGTTATAACAGAGGAACAAGCTCCAAGAACTCAGCTGTTTCCTGAAGGAGGGTCTGCTCGCATTAAATGTGCACCACAAGGAGAAGTTACTGTTAGCTGGATGGATCGCAATAATGCTAGAATAGAAGCATCCC atgaaAGATATGTGATAAGCCCTGGTTATCTGGAGATTCCAAATATCAACAGAACAGATGATGgaatatataaatgtacagtGATTGGAGTTGGCAACTTCATGGTGGTGCCAATAACTGTTACAGTAACAG ttCCACCAGAGATAGTTAAGCCACCAACAGCTCAGAGTGTTTCTGTGGGTGAGGCTGCAAGATTCGAGTGTGTCGCAACTGCCAAACCAGCACCTAAATATTATTGGTATTTT AATAGCATAACACTTGAATTAACTGGAGAACGCTACAATTTATCAAGAGATAATGGAGTATTGATTATAAAAAAGGTCATTAAGGATGACGCTGGGACTTATAAGTGTGTTGCTCGCAGTACAGACAAGTCTGACGAGAAGGATGCAGCCCTGACAGTTTTAG TTCCACCACAAATCAACAAGTTGGATAATGCAACTGGGGATGAAGGCACTTCTGCAACAATTAAATGTACAGCATATGGAGAACCAATTCCAAAGATCACTTGGATGAAAGAGGGCACCTCAGTAGAAATTACAGATGGTTCACAAATT GACAACTCTGACATTGTTGCATCTCAAGTGACTAGAGACGATCGTATGGAAGTTGAAGGAAGTTTACAGATTAGCAACTTGAAGTCCAGTGATGCTGGGTTTTATATTTGCAAAGCAACAAATGAAGCCAAATCAATAGAGAAGTCTGCCTATTTAAGCGTACAAT ACAAACCTAACTTCTCAAAAGTAATGAAAGATGTAATGTACAGTTGGGGTGGACAAAGCACAAATATTAAGTGTATTGCTACTGGTGTCCCTAGTGCAGACATAACATGGATGAATAAGGAGGGGCAAACAATTAATGCAGGGGATCAGTACTACTCTCTTAAATCTGTTACAATTGGAGAAGATACAGAAAGCACTTTAACA GTCAGTGTAGATTTCTCAAATGAAGGAATTGTGTTTGGAACTTACACTTGCAAAGCTGGAAATGCCATTGGAGAAAGTACAAAAAATTTCACTTTACAGAGAGCAG atcCTCCACCAAGTCCTAGTGCACAGTTGAAGGAAGTAACTCCAATATCTATCACTTTTGATGTAAACATTCCAAAAACCTTTAATGGGCCACCTGTGCAGGAGATAGAAGTTCAGTACTCTAATGCCCAACCTAGGAAAGTGAGAGTTG GTACTATGGATTCAAAGATCGAAATTGTATTGGATGGTCTTACACCTGGTACTGCTTACAATGTAAAAGTGTATGCTAGGAATGAAGTCGGACTGAGTCCAGAATACAGTTTGCCTACGCAAACTCTCCAAGCAA GAAAGCCTTATCCGATCGTTGTGCGTTCTAGCCCATATGGTGAATACCCCCTCAAATTCGATTTACAGTGGAATACGCCGAATAATGGGGGATATCCCATCTCAAGTGTCTATGTCAAATATGCTCAG GTGGAAGTATTTCCAAACAAGTCTGCCAGCAATGAATTCCAGAAAAAGCAGCTGTTGTCAGGATGGATAGGACCCATTAAAGTCGATGGAGCAGCAACAGCATATCAAATAAATAGTTTGAGACCATCAACCCATTATGAAGTTGAAGTGACAGCGGTTAACAACAAAGGGACTTCAGATGCAAAgtcatttatttttgttactgGAAAAG AGGGTAAAAGGTTACAAAGGCCTG CTGAGCAAGTCCCACTTGGAATCATTATTGCAGTCATCATTATCGtagttatcattttgtttattgtgaTTGATGTCACATGTTACTACAAGAGGAAGTGTGGGGTTTTCATGTGTATCAAAGAAAGGGTTGGCAGGACTGGTTCCATGGAAACCAGGAGTAAAGAGAAGATAATTGAGGAAGGAGATGCTGATGG GAAAACTGTAAAATCACAAGAACAGAACAAAAATGGAGTTAAATTACAAGACCTAAATAAGGAAGAAAAGTCCCAGTCCAAAAGCACTCCTGATGAAATTCAGGAAAAAAAAAAGGAGGAACCAGTCAGTGTAACTAAGGAAGCTGAAAAGAATAATGGAGTGAAGAAAAATGGCATTGCAACATCTAATTTGTCTTCTGAACCAAAAATTGAGTCATCTGAGAAACCTCTGGGTGACAAATTAGAGAAAGAAAGATCAGATGTGAAAACACAATCAGCTGTTTCTAAGACAGAAGCACCAAAAGATCAgacacaaaataacaaaataaaatctgATCAAACTGAAAAGGATGTAAAAAGTTCAGATATTCCATCTCAGTCAAAAACAACTAATCAGAAGCCAGAAAACAGCAAACAGGAAATAAGCAAGGGACCAGTCGTTTCTACAGTAATAAATGATGGGCCAAAACCAGTTGAACCAAAAAAACAGAAACCAGTTGAACTAACAAAGCTGAAACCAGTTGAACCAACACAACAGAAATCAGTTGAAACAACAAAACAGAAACCAGTTGAACCAAAGCAACATAATACAGTTGAaccaaaacaacagaaacaaattGAACCAAAGCAGCAGAAACCAGTTGAACAAAAGCAGCAGAAACCAGTTGAACCAAAACATCAGAAACCAATTGAACCAAAGCAAACTAATACAGATGAACCAAAGGAAACTGTTGAAAAGAAAAAGACAGTCAAAAAGCAGTTAGACTTCAAGGATGATGA
- the LOC139524045 gene encoding neural cell adhesion molecule 2-like isoform X1, translating into MKANLILVVFIQSVYLCLTDAQNIIIEGDNPLVANGGENKVIACKVVSGIANGENPDLKWYDNRGNLVPSSGRIFVISQSATDLMLLLNDVQEDDAGSYNCTGFINGQLQSAHVVVKTKMPLVITEEQAPRTQLFPEGGSARIKCAPQGEVTVSWMDRNNARIEASHERYVISPGYLEIPNINRTDDGIYKCTVIGVGNFMVVPITVTVTVPPEIVKPPTAQSVSVGEAARFECVATAKPAPKYYWYFNSITLELTGERYNLSRDNGVLIIKKVIKDDAGTYKCVARSTDKSDEKDAALTVLVPPQINKLDNATGDEGTSATIKCTAYGEPIPKITWMKEGTSVEITDGSQIDNSDIVASQVTRDDRMEVEGSLQISNLKSSDAGFYICKATNEAKSIEKSAYLSVQYKPNFSKVMKDVMYSWGGQSTNIKCIATGVPSADITWMNKEGQTINAGDQYYSLKSVTIGEDTESTLTVSVDFSNEGIVFGTYTCKAGNAIGESTKNFTLQRADPPPSPSAQLKEVTPISITFDVNIPKTFNGPPVQEIEVQYSNAQPRKVRVGTMDSKIEIVLDGLTPGTAYNVKVYARNEVGLSPEYSLPTQTLQARKPYPIVVRSSPYGEYPLKFDLQWNTPNNGGYPISSVYVKYAQVEVFPNKSASNEFQKKQLLSGWIGPIKVDGAATAYQINSLRPSTHYEVEVTAVNNKGTSDAKSFIFVTGKEGKRLQRPDQPTTEAPVEEKTPKPSKKSQDTNSSAEQVPLGIIIAVIIIVVIILFIVIDVTCYYKRKCGVFMCIKERVGRTGSMETRSKEKIIEEGDADGKTVKSQEQNKNGVKLQDLNKEEKSQSKSTPDEIQEKKKEEPVSVTKEAEKNNGVKKNGIATSNLSSEPKIESSEKPLGDKLEKERSDVKTQSAVSKTEAPKDQTQNNKIKSDQTEKDVKSSDIPSQSKTTNQKPENSKQEISKGPVVSTVINDGPKPVEPKKQKPVELTKLKPVEPTQQKSVETTKQKPVEPKQHNTVEPKQQKQIEPKQQKPVEQKQQKPVEPKHQKPIEPKQTNTDEPKETVEKKKTVKKQLDFKDDEEKKVPLLADNKDTEGSDADQEIGETAPASDEKEPEDKEEKPITPVKEVEEAEEAKPEDQDKPASPKEETKDVTDGGKE; encoded by the exons ATGCtcaaaatattattatagaagGTGATAACCCATTGGTAGCAAATGGAGGTGAAAATAAAGTGATAGCATGTAAGGTTGTCTCCGGCATCGCTAACGGAGAAAATCCTGACCTGAAATGGTACGACAACAGAGGGAACTTAGTCCCGTCTAGTGGCAG AATTTTTGTTATTAGTCAATCTGCAACGGATTTAATGTTACTGTTGAATGATGTCCAGGAAGATGACGCTGGTAGCTATAACTGTACAGGATTTATAAATGGCCAACTGCAGTCTGCTCATGTTGTTGTGAAAACCAAAA TGCCTTTGGTTATAACAGAGGAACAAGCTCCAAGAACTCAGCTGTTTCCTGAAGGAGGGTCTGCTCGCATTAAATGTGCACCACAAGGAGAAGTTACTGTTAGCTGGATGGATCGCAATAATGCTAGAATAGAAGCATCCC atgaaAGATATGTGATAAGCCCTGGTTATCTGGAGATTCCAAATATCAACAGAACAGATGATGgaatatataaatgtacagtGATTGGAGTTGGCAACTTCATGGTGGTGCCAATAACTGTTACAGTAACAG ttCCACCAGAGATAGTTAAGCCACCAACAGCTCAGAGTGTTTCTGTGGGTGAGGCTGCAAGATTCGAGTGTGTCGCAACTGCCAAACCAGCACCTAAATATTATTGGTATTTT AATAGCATAACACTTGAATTAACTGGAGAACGCTACAATTTATCAAGAGATAATGGAGTATTGATTATAAAAAAGGTCATTAAGGATGACGCTGGGACTTATAAGTGTGTTGCTCGCAGTACAGACAAGTCTGACGAGAAGGATGCAGCCCTGACAGTTTTAG TTCCACCACAAATCAACAAGTTGGATAATGCAACTGGGGATGAAGGCACTTCTGCAACAATTAAATGTACAGCATATGGAGAACCAATTCCAAAGATCACTTGGATGAAAGAGGGCACCTCAGTAGAAATTACAGATGGTTCACAAATT GACAACTCTGACATTGTTGCATCTCAAGTGACTAGAGACGATCGTATGGAAGTTGAAGGAAGTTTACAGATTAGCAACTTGAAGTCCAGTGATGCTGGGTTTTATATTTGCAAAGCAACAAATGAAGCCAAATCAATAGAGAAGTCTGCCTATTTAAGCGTACAAT ACAAACCTAACTTCTCAAAAGTAATGAAAGATGTAATGTACAGTTGGGGTGGACAAAGCACAAATATTAAGTGTATTGCTACTGGTGTCCCTAGTGCAGACATAACATGGATGAATAAGGAGGGGCAAACAATTAATGCAGGGGATCAGTACTACTCTCTTAAATCTGTTACAATTGGAGAAGATACAGAAAGCACTTTAACA GTCAGTGTAGATTTCTCAAATGAAGGAATTGTGTTTGGAACTTACACTTGCAAAGCTGGAAATGCCATTGGAGAAAGTACAAAAAATTTCACTTTACAGAGAGCAG atcCTCCACCAAGTCCTAGTGCACAGTTGAAGGAAGTAACTCCAATATCTATCACTTTTGATGTAAACATTCCAAAAACCTTTAATGGGCCACCTGTGCAGGAGATAGAAGTTCAGTACTCTAATGCCCAACCTAGGAAAGTGAGAGTTG GTACTATGGATTCAAAGATCGAAATTGTATTGGATGGTCTTACACCTGGTACTGCTTACAATGTAAAAGTGTATGCTAGGAATGAAGTCGGACTGAGTCCAGAATACAGTTTGCCTACGCAAACTCTCCAAGCAA GAAAGCCTTATCCGATCGTTGTGCGTTCTAGCCCATATGGTGAATACCCCCTCAAATTCGATTTACAGTGGAATACGCCGAATAATGGGGGATATCCCATCTCAAGTGTCTATGTCAAATATGCTCAG GTGGAAGTATTTCCAAACAAGTCTGCCAGCAATGAATTCCAGAAAAAGCAGCTGTTGTCAGGATGGATAGGACCCATTAAAGTCGATGGAGCAGCAACAGCATATCAAATAAATAGTTTGAGACCATCAACCCATTATGAAGTTGAAGTGACAGCGGTTAACAACAAAGGGACTTCAGATGCAAAgtcatttatttttgttactgGAAAAG AGGGTAAAAGGTTACAAAGGCCTG ACCAACCGACTACAGAAGCACCAGTAGAAGAAAAAACTCCAAAACCAAGCAAAAAATCCCAAGACACTAACTCTTCTG CTGAGCAAGTCCCACTTGGAATCATTATTGCAGTCATCATTATCGtagttatcattttgtttattgtgaTTGATGTCACATGTTACTACAAGAGGAAGTGTGGGGTTTTCATGTGTATCAAAGAAAGGGTTGGCAGGACTGGTTCCATGGAAACCAGGAGTAAAGAGAAGATAATTGAGGAAGGAGATGCTGATGG GAAAACTGTAAAATCACAAGAACAGAACAAAAATGGAGTTAAATTACAAGACCTAAATAAGGAAGAAAAGTCCCAGTCCAAAAGCACTCCTGATGAAATTCAGGAAAAAAAAAAGGAGGAACCAGTCAGTGTAACTAAGGAAGCTGAAAAGAATAATGGAGTGAAGAAAAATGGCATTGCAACATCTAATTTGTCTTCTGAACCAAAAATTGAGTCATCTGAGAAACCTCTGGGTGACAAATTAGAGAAAGAAAGATCAGATGTGAAAACACAATCAGCTGTTTCTAAGACAGAAGCACCAAAAGATCAgacacaaaataacaaaataaaatctgATCAAACTGAAAAGGATGTAAAAAGTTCAGATATTCCATCTCAGTCAAAAACAACTAATCAGAAGCCAGAAAACAGCAAACAGGAAATAAGCAAGGGACCAGTCGTTTCTACAGTAATAAATGATGGGCCAAAACCAGTTGAACCAAAAAAACAGAAACCAGTTGAACTAACAAAGCTGAAACCAGTTGAACCAACACAACAGAAATCAGTTGAAACAACAAAACAGAAACCAGTTGAACCAAAGCAACATAATACAGTTGAaccaaaacaacagaaacaaattGAACCAAAGCAGCAGAAACCAGTTGAACAAAAGCAGCAGAAACCAGTTGAACCAAAACATCAGAAACCAATTGAACCAAAGCAAACTAATACAGATGAACCAAAGGAAACTGTTGAAAAGAAAAAGACAGTCAAAAAGCAGTTAGACTTCAAGGATGATGA